Proteins encoded within one genomic window of Methanothrix harundinacea 6Ac:
- a CDS encoding protein translocase SEC61 complex subunit gamma: MSEEKAKNHKNKVNGHKGELAERLGDMNVKIAAPKFDYKDYIRVLKLARKPTREEFLMISKISILGIALIGMLGFIIYVFLTELPKAF, from the coding sequence ATGTCCGAAGAGAAAGCTAAGAACCACAAGAACAAAGTCAACGGCCACAAGGGGGAGCTGGCCGAGAGGCTGGGCGATATGAACGTGAAGATCGCCGCCCCGAAGTTCGACTACAAGGATTACATCAGAGTGCTGAAGCTGGCGAGGAAGCCCACCCGGGAGGAGTTCCTCATGATCTCCAAGATATCGATCCTGGGGATCGCCCTCATCGGGATGCTCGGCTTCATCATCTACGTCTTCCTGACGGAGCTTCCAAAGGCGTTCTGA
- the cfbD gene encoding Ni-sirohydrochlorin a,c-diamide reductive cyclase catalytic subunit has translation MMAREVQILHPRPSSIVAALYTLRDLGVDVVIMHGPSGCCFKHARLLEEDGVRTLTTALDEAGFVFGGQEQLTRLLRRATELFDPKLIGVVGTCSSMIIGEDLHQAVVDADVDVPVLEVEVHAGYRDNTKGVIITLEAALEKGIIDRVEFERQRFLLKKATEVERLHGAASSEYLAPERGDLKYRAAERLLDLIKEGKRGINVLNAKKETAYMFADINAAVAEVAKARGAEVATLANLDEEKGLAKVRKDAKNILQGLEERGVEVDRIIGGLDEYPIAGDEVARWLTGHEGYDFAVITGVPHAIPIDALKGMEIFSITNGPRQVRPLRELGHQHVMVEIDLHPKTMGVSTIVESEFGATLRGLNEVG, from the coding sequence ATGATGGCAAGGGAAGTCCAGATACTTCATCCGAGGCCGAGCTCCATCGTGGCGGCCCTTTATACCCTCCGAGACCTGGGGGTGGACGTCGTTATAATGCACGGACCCAGCGGCTGCTGCTTCAAGCACGCCCGCCTCCTGGAGGAGGACGGAGTCAGAACCCTCACCACCGCCCTCGACGAGGCGGGGTTCGTCTTCGGGGGGCAGGAGCAGCTGACCCGCCTTCTCCGGAGGGCGACGGAGCTCTTCGATCCGAAGCTGATCGGGGTGGTGGGGACCTGCAGCAGCATGATCATCGGCGAAGACCTTCACCAGGCCGTCGTCGACGCCGATGTGGACGTCCCCGTCCTCGAGGTGGAGGTCCACGCCGGCTACCGGGACAATACCAAAGGGGTGATCATAACCCTGGAGGCGGCCCTGGAGAAGGGGATCATAGACCGGGTGGAGTTCGAGCGGCAGAGGTTCCTCCTGAAGAAGGCGACGGAGGTCGAACGGCTCCACGGGGCGGCCAGCAGCGAGTACCTCGCCCCCGAGAGGGGCGACCTGAAGTACAGGGCCGCCGAGAGGCTTTTAGATCTGATAAAAGAGGGGAAGAGGGGGATCAACGTCCTCAACGCCAAGAAGGAGACCGCCTACATGTTCGCCGACATCAACGCCGCCGTGGCTGAGGTGGCCAAGGCCCGCGGCGCCGAGGTCGCGACCCTCGCAAACCTCGACGAGGAGAAGGGGCTGGCCAAGGTGAGAAAGGACGCAAAGAACATCCTTCAGGGGCTTGAGGAGCGGGGCGTCGAGGTCGACAGGATAATCGGGGGTCTCGACGAGTACCCCATCGCCGGAGATGAGGTGGCGAGGTGGCTTACGGGCCATGAGGGCTACGACTTCGCCGTCATCACCGGCGTCCCCCATGCTATACCCATCGACGCGCTCAAGGGCATGGAGATCTTCTCCATCACCAACGGCCCCCGGCAGGTCCGGCCCCTCCGGGAGCTGGGCCACCAGCACGTAATGGTGGAGATCGACCTCCATCCCAAGACGATGGGGGTATCCACGATCGTAGAATCGGAGTTTGGAGCCACCCTCCGGGGCCTCAACGAGGTGGGATGA
- a CDS encoding Na/Pi cotransporter family protein: protein MDWSVLLVIVPVVVLFLYGIERFSEEVRHAAGERFWTLLQNATRTPLRGAVAGAGVSAITQSSTATTVIAVGLVNAGAISFLGSIGLVIGANIGTTITAQLVAFKLTAFAPLFVVGGFLLSLIRGRYRVFGKPIFYFGLVFFCLNMISAEIAPLQGDPEIIALLSMAENVLIGIAIGFVITNIFQSSSVTAGLVVVMAQSGLLTPAEAIPIILGANIGTTTTGLVVAIRMNAAAKRTAAAQFLFNLLGVLLVLPLLGPFSALIETLGGTSAQQVANAHLIFNLSASLVFLAAIRPFGRIVMKIVPERDPEVVFVTRHLTVPLPEDATAATAQMEAEVVHMMEVSEEILEKSLEVGAGRTEACGRIKHLRDYVEYLNHQIIDAVVSMEDRGLSVEDAARISILARTADLVGSMAEQTVGMARRFEQMKEKNMPLSSEALGDLQEMATPCRENLQHLMATFPDMPAEVDEKMRYNDEKLRQLLNWYYKIHIRKVAGRGSSADGIFSEVLFSLERIGAMIRELRKTAVSMRTAATPLTIPDIITPPGNGAAEDPL, encoded by the coding sequence ATGGACTGGAGCGTCCTTTTGGTCATCGTCCCCGTCGTCGTCCTATTCCTCTACGGCATCGAGAGGTTCTCCGAGGAGGTCCGCCACGCTGCCGGTGAGCGTTTCTGGACCCTCCTCCAGAATGCTACCCGCACACCCCTCCGGGGGGCGGTGGCGGGGGCCGGCGTCTCGGCGATCACCCAGTCCAGCACCGCCACCACCGTCATCGCCGTAGGGCTCGTCAACGCCGGGGCGATCTCCTTCCTGGGGTCGATAGGCCTCGTCATCGGAGCTAACATCGGAACGACGATCACGGCCCAGCTCGTAGCCTTCAAGCTCACCGCCTTCGCCCCCCTCTTCGTCGTCGGCGGCTTCCTCCTCAGCCTCATCCGGGGGCGCTACCGGGTCTTCGGAAAGCCGATCTTCTACTTCGGCCTCGTCTTCTTCTGCCTGAACATGATCTCGGCGGAGATCGCCCCCCTCCAGGGTGACCCGGAGATCATCGCCCTCCTCTCCATGGCCGAGAACGTCCTCATCGGGATCGCGATCGGCTTCGTCATCACCAACATATTCCAGTCGAGCTCAGTGACCGCGGGCCTCGTCGTCGTCATGGCCCAGAGCGGCCTATTGACCCCGGCGGAGGCGATCCCCATCATCCTGGGGGCGAACATCGGGACGACGACGACGGGGCTCGTCGTAGCCATCAGGATGAACGCCGCCGCCAAGAGGACGGCGGCAGCCCAGTTCCTCTTCAACCTCCTGGGGGTCCTCCTGGTCCTGCCGCTCCTGGGGCCCTTCTCAGCCCTCATCGAAACCCTGGGCGGCACCTCCGCCCAGCAGGTGGCCAACGCCCATCTGATCTTCAACCTCTCGGCATCCCTGGTCTTCCTCGCCGCCATCAGGCCCTTCGGGAGGATCGTCATGAAGATCGTCCCCGAGAGGGACCCGGAGGTCGTCTTCGTCACCCGCCACCTGACCGTTCCTCTTCCCGAGGACGCCACCGCCGCCACCGCCCAGATGGAGGCGGAGGTCGTTCACATGATGGAGGTCTCCGAGGAGATCCTGGAGAAGAGCCTCGAGGTGGGGGCCGGGAGGACGGAGGCCTGCGGCAGGATCAAGCACCTCCGGGATTACGTGGAGTACCTCAACCACCAGATCATCGACGCCGTCGTCTCCATGGAAGATAGGGGTCTCTCCGTGGAGGACGCCGCCCGGATCTCGATCCTCGCCCGGACTGCCGACCTCGTCGGGTCTATGGCAGAGCAGACCGTCGGGATGGCGAGGAGGTTTGAGCAGATGAAAGAGAAGAATATGCCCCTATCCTCCGAGGCCCTCGGAGACCTCCAGGAGATGGCCACCCCCTGCCGGGAGAACCTCCAGCATCTGATGGCGACCTTCCCCGATATGCCGGCGGAGGTGGATGAGAAGATGCGCTACAACGACGAGAAGCTCCGCCAGCTCCTCAACTGGTACTATAAGATCCACATCCGGAAGGTGGCCGGAAGGGGGAGCAGCGCCGATGGGATCTTTTCAGAGGTCCTCTTCTCCCTGGAGAGGATCGGGGCGATGATCAGGGAGCTGCGGAAGACCGCCGTATCCATGAGGACGGCGGCCACCCCCTTGACGATCCCCGACATCATCACCCCGCCCGGGAACGGGGCGGCGGAGGATCCCCTCTAA